The Clostridium sporogenes region AGAGAAATGTATGTATACCATACAAAAAATAAAAGATTATCTATAGAGGAAAGAACATGGATTGGAGTGAGAAAAAATGGTTAAACTCCAATTAAAATATGGACTCCCATTTTGCAGTATTAAATTAATTTATAAAGATAAAGAAATGATACTGGATAATATACTTTTAGATACAGGCTCAGGTGGTACTGTTTTAAAGATGGATAAAGTAGAAGAAGTAGGTATTACAATAGAAGAAAATGATATAATTGAGACTATTTCAGGTGTTGGAGGTTCAGAATTTGTTTATAAAAAATATGTAAATTCAATAAGTATAGGTGATTTAATTTTAGATAATTTTAAGGTGGAAATAGGAGTAATGGACTATGGGTTTGAAATAAATGGAATTATAGGAATGGATTTTTTAAAGTCCTTAGGGGCTGTCATTGATTTAGATAAAATGATAGTTACAAAATATAAATAAATTTTTACAAGCATTATTTATTATGTAGGTGATAACTATGATTAATATATTAGAGGTAGAAAAACAAAGGGAAAATTTCATTAAATATAATGATATACCGAAAAGTGTAAGGCCTGAAATATTAAACTCATGGATAAGATGTAAAAATTACAATGTAGATACTAATAATGGACAAGGTAAGGAGTTACCTAGAGAAGAATTTGAAAAAACATTATATAGAAAAAAAGATCTTATTCAAATAGCTATACCTGCTATGCTTGATTTGTATAATGTAGTAAAAGATACAAACTATTCCATTATTTTAGCGGATGAAAATGCAGTGGTTCTTGAAGTCATAGGTAACGAAGAAATAATGAATAAAAATATGGAATTGCATTTTTTAAAAGGATGCAAATGGATGGAAAGAGATGTAGGTACCAATGCCATAGGAACTAGTATTTATTTAGACAAGCCAATACAAACAATAGGAGCAGAACATTATTGTAAAAGACAACATGGATGGACTTGCTCTGCGTCACCTATACATGATGATAAAGGGAGAATTATAGGAGTTATAGATTTATCTGGGGATTTTTATGATTATCAAATTCATACCCTTGGAATAGTAGTTGAAGCAGCAAAAACTATAGAAAAGCAATTTGCTATAGTTCAGCATAGAAAATGGGTAGAGGTAGCATTT contains the following coding sequences:
- a CDS encoding retropepsin-like aspartic protease; the protein is MVKLQLKYGLPFCSIKLIYKDKEMILDNILLDTGSGGTVLKMDKVEEVGITIEENDIIETISGVGGSEFVYKKYVNSISIGDLILDNFKVEIGVMDYGFEINGIIGMDFLKSLGAVIDLDKMIVTKYK